In Ananas comosus cultivar F153 linkage group 10, ASM154086v1, whole genome shotgun sequence, the sequence TAGAGGGAAAAGTCAGCTTTTGAcagcatgtaaatgtaataacATAATATTGTAGgggtatatatacatatatatatatttttagataaaagcTCCAGTAATGTAGGATGAATACACCCATAACAATAGAGAAACAGCCAGTGTCTAAAGATAGATACCTTTCTgggaaaaaatagaaatttcctAGACCACCAGAGTCACCAATATATGAAGAACCGACATATGTGATCTTGCTGTCAACGATGCCAGATTCTCCTAGTGCTTTTGAGCACAAATTGATCTTATCAGATTATGAGATTTCTAACAGAAACAACCGTACAGTTTGTCAAATACACATTGCGGACAACTTACACTGAATAAACCAGAAATCAGGATCATCAACAGGCACATCATCAAAAGCAGTTGCAGCCGCACTAGAAACCAAGATGTTTGGAATAATTTTGTGCCTTCTTTTCCTGCCAAGATCATATTATAAACTAACAACAATATTAGTTTTCTAACACAAAAATTTCATATaaccaaaacaaaattatatttacatcTATGCCCCGCAAAATTATCTCCCTCTATacacaaatttgaatttccgTTTGCGCCTTATATAATCCCCATGTAACAAACAAGATGCctcttttttaattcaaaattaactCCCCAAGCAACGGATGACTCGCCAACTTAAGATAACAGTATTTATGAAAGAATCTGCACTTTTAAAGGGTATAAacgaaattcaaattttagaggGCATATTTGAGAATACATAATTTTCTAAGAATCTGTACGTAAAAGACCCAACAATAAATTGCTAAAAGCTTGGTTGTATTGGACAATTACCTCTCTAACTTCGAGTTTACTTTGACTAACCATCTTGCAAATTCCCTCCTGGTACACAATTCATCGGCATTGACATCATTTTCAATGATCTGAGTACCATGAAAGTTAATTCAAAAGTCCATGCTCAGAACTGCAGTACAACATTATTTCTaccaaataagaaaattaactCAAACCTAACTATGTTTAACATCACATGCTAAACATTGCTTGTTGttgataattaataaatttaagtgCGATTTTTCAATCATATAACGTCAAACAGAACATTAGATTAGAACGTAAGCTTTTCTAAAGTGGAGCTCTTTAATCATTAGGCTTTCTAAAAGCATTATAAGCTAGTAAAGTGTGTCAGAGAGGAAGATATTTTGGAGATGTGACAAAGAAATGAAGACAAAGTATTACAAACCATACAAATAGAATATCAAAGAAGGATAAACAAGACAACCACTTGCGTAGTCTTTATTAAAGAAAGGATAAACAAGATAGCCACTTGCGTAGTCTTTATTTAGATAGCCTTCCTTTCCTGCTGACAACTTAATTTTCCCCCTTTCTTGCCATTACGGACAGTTCATTAGTTCACTagaaaaaccctaaaaccatACTAATCTTACGCTTATGAATTGTGAAGATGATATTAAATGAACCATTAGATAACTTACCCTAGACAGGTGCTAAAGATCTTAGAGAGAAACACTAGAACCACAAAATTTCTCAGGCCCAATGAAAATTAATATGCCATTGACATAAAATAATCATGTGCATGCAACTATACATTGTTTAATTGAAACAAAAATGTCAAATAATGTCACTAAATGAGTGTGTTCTTATTACAAACCTGTAGTTTCTTCATAACAGATAAAGCTTCCAACTGTGCAGAATCAGGGGAAAATGGAACATAGACTCGTTTGCAACCTCCAAATGCTAACGTGCAAACATATAAAAccccacaaataaaaaaaggttaGTGGTGCACAAAAATGCTGATTAAAATGGAAAGGCAAAGAGATATATAAAAGAATTGAGTTACAATTGCAGCTCAATTATTTCAAACTGTCTTTGTTTGGGACCTTGGGCCGGCTTATACAACAGCTCCTCTACTCTAAAAAGCATGCTGCAAAGCATTTAGAAAGTGGCTGAAGCTTTTATTGTGGCTGGAATCTACACTAAGCTTCAGGGGCCTGAAAACTTAGCACTACTTAGGGCATAAACGCTTCTGCCTTTGCAGCAACCAGAAGCAGTTAAAAGAGATCTTGTGAAACAGCTATTAGTGTTTCTTCAACAGCCCATTTGGCAGCCTGAAGAGCTGCAAGAGCTCTAGTACACTCCATGTAGTGTTCAAACTAAAATGCAAGCTAAAAACACAAAAGCATTTGGGAAATCTACAGTTTCAAAGAAAGATAAAGAGCATGCAACTGTTTAGAAATAGAAATTGAAAATTAtctttataggaaaaaaaattttaggtttTAACTTACTGAACAAAATAATTGTACTTGACTTCATTAATCACAAAACTTGCTAGCCAACTTACTTAACTCTTAATCAACTTACATAATCGATATAATGAGTATGAGGTGCACAAAGGCATAACCACACTTGACCAATCATAGTTGAATATCAAAAGACAGATCCTCAATTAACTGAACGCGAGAAAAGCCTAATACTCTCAAAAGACATGGAATCAGTGAAGATCACAATATACAGTGACAAATGTAatatccttttttctttcttcatttgTTTACACAGTTTTCTTAACAAGTATGTTATTTTAATTCTCAGatacaaaaatttggataaCAAAATCAATGCAGTGAGACCCCAAATACTGTGATACCTTGCCTTGCCCAACACATAAACTGATTAGAGTTTTGTAAACAAAAGAAGCTATAAGTCTATAACTGTTCAGAAATATGTAAAAGTTCGCGCTCAAGTACCAGTGGGAAGATTATCAGCATCAACCTTCACATCTTGATTTCCCTTGGAATCTTGTTTAACTTCCACTTCAGTGTTTCTGAAATCTTTATCAGGATCTCTTGAAGACTCCCCAGGTACAAACTTCTCATAAAGTGTATGAAATGGAGCAGTCAGGCAAAGCTTTAAACCTGGAAAGTTTATTGCCTGTCAGATACGCTATTCCTGTAGCATGAAAGCATAACAAAATAACCCTCCAAGCTGGATTAGCAAACTCCATTTACTAAAACAACTACTTTTGCAAGTAAATCTCAGTAGCAGTGGAACTAGTTCCCTGAAACATTATCTGCGAAATAGAAACAATATGCCAACAAATAAATGTGACTTTGCCAAACATTATAAGAGGACACCAGTTTACAGTGAAGCCAAAGCAGAAAAGTAACCATCTATGACATTTAAGGCATGGCTAAGTGCTAAAAGTTGCAAAAGAGGCATAAAAATGTGCTTCAATGATAAATTAGAGAAATACAATTGTTCTTAGTACACATTCCAAATATAGTGACTTAATGGCCGCTTCAATAGTTTGAATGATCAAGAAAAGATCAGGTCCTTAGCTACTTCGCATGCGATCAAAATACTAGTAATGATGCATGACGCATTCAACAATAAAGTAAATAAGCTAAATGCTCAACTAAATAGAAAAGCAATAAACTTCATCAACTAAGTAGGAGTTACAGGTAAATAAGCTAAATGCTCAAGTAGGAAACAAAATCAGTTCCTTCTCCAAGTCAAACCACATTATAACAACAGCATCAAATCCTATATGCTAACCAAATGCTAATGCAACCTCAAGAATCAGGAAAAAAAGAGGATAAAGTAGCGCAACTAGAACCTTTCGTTGACATTGAGAAATATGTTAGGGCAGCTAACAACACCGCCATTGGAGCCCCAATCCCAACAAAAATTGCTTTCCATGATCCTAcaactaaaaattaaagaataacgaAGATAAAGATTATTCTTTCTCAACTAATTAACCAAAAAATCTGAAGAAAATTCCAAAAATTCACCCTTTCTCTCTTGTAATTCCGGATTAATAGTGAACCAACCGCCGAACCCATCATCGATCAAGCTTGCATCCGCAGGAACCGACCACGATTCGAGCTTCGTACCCGCAAAACAAATCCGAGGAGAGAATCGTCTATTTGAGGCATTTGAGAACCCGTAAGGAGCCAATTGAAGGGCGGAGAAGGCGAAATCGGAGACGAAACCCTTCGTCGGAAGGCATGGCGAGTGGAGGCGGAGGGAAGAACCCATTCGTCGTGCGAATTGGAAGGGATTACAGCAACATTTTGGGCGAATTGGATCTATCTTTCTAGGGTTTAGCGGAGGTTTGGGGCCTGGTGATTAGGGtttgggggagagagagagagagagtgtgtgtgtgtgagggtgTTTCGTTGTTGTCGATGCGTGGGGAGAGAGGTCGTGGCACGTGGGAAAGAGGGGATGTGCTACACGTGTGAAGGCCCCACGGTGTAATCGTGGTGTGGTGTCACGGACTCACGGTGTGGCACTGACAAGTCTGACATGTGTGGCCCACccagatgatttttttttttctaaatgcaAGAAATAtctgaatatatattttaggattaatttAGTACAGtttcctacaaatataataataaattgcaaatatatttatactgaATTATGTTGCATCCTTTTGTATATTATTACTGTTACTTCATAAATAGTAATGATCTTTAAGATCAGAGGTTCAGTCCTTCTTATTTTAAACTAAGATTTTAAGCGTCGTCGACACAGACCGCgtcgatggcacagctcaaaaccctttattctttaaaataataaataattttctcaataaaatttaaaagatgtaataaaaaatggtaataaatagttagaatattttgttgctaaagaaaataaatatttcatgctattatgtgacggcacaaaaaaatttttttgaccgaCACGCATCGATACGACTCGACACGCACCGTACCGACAAGTTTCTAGCACGACCCCATACcatggcacttaaattcttgtttTAAACTTCTCGGTCAGGGCCTGTGGACAAGATCcgaaagaaggaaagaagataaataaatagataaatcaTTCCCAGTCAGTTAATAATTCATATATGAATCATGTATAAGATCAAGCAATTTAAATCCCAAAAATTTCAGATAATAATTACATGTAGACAAGGTTGATACTGTTAAAATGCATGAAAGGGACCATAATACTTTTGCTTCAAGAACTGCAGTTtcagaaagcaaaaaaaatactTAGCTTCTTGCACTGAGAGCTCTACAATGAACAGTTGATTACTTCTCTACTAATCACAAAAAATTCGGATTCTTCGCCTTCAGACAGtaatctcttctctctcaaccATCCTCTTTCTTTCCGCCTCCTTCCGACTTCTCTCACCGACGGCGTCAGAAATCGCCTTTGGTAACAAAAATCCGGGGCGTTCGAGGAACGGAGCTCTGTCGAGAACTAGCGGCTCTCTCTGCGTAACTTCGATGCCGTCGAAGGTCCATAGCTTCAAACGGGCGTCGCCCTTTAGGCCCAACGAATACCATCCGAGACCGGAAACTGCAATATCCGCACAGTTCGCTTCCCAGCTGTTCCCGGAAAGCTTTATCTCTCTGTCTTTCCATTCGCCGAGTTCGGCAACCCGCTCCTGGCCAATAGGTGGCTGGAAAACATACAACAAAGATATGAATAGTACTTGATCATTAACAAATGaacataaaatgatgataaaCTCTGGCCAAAGAGGCAATTTTGCAGGTATATAAGGGTATATAAATGTTGGAAGCTCAGTTCAGGAGCATCTTTTATGTCAATACATCTCTATTAGGATATAATTTGCATGGTAAAAGAGAGAACTTCGGATCAAATAATCTTAATTCAAATAGCAGTGAGGGAATAGAGATCTCATCTCACCTGTAATCTGACGCCAAAATGCTTATTCCTTAAGTCGTCGGCATTCTCCGTCTTCCCCATATGAAGAGAAGCATAAGGAGACGCCCAAACCGTCACGTAAATCGTTTCCACAGAGGCCTCGATTAGGTCCAATCTCATTAAACCACCCACGTGGACCGTTTGCCCCACCTGCGACAGTGAAAAAGATGTCTCTCTTGAGTTCAACTCTCAAGTAAAATAGCACATAAATTTTTCTCTGTGCATATTTGTGTAATAACTGGATTCGTATTACCAAATGTTCGAAATTGAAATTTATGCATTTGTAAGCATAGGGCTAATTGCAAGTTTGCGGAGAAATCTCTCTTTACAACCTTTGCCTACTTTTCCTccacccaaaaaagaaaaaaaagaaagaaaaataaacga encodes:
- the LOC109716873 gene encoding uncharacterized protein LOC109716873; protein product: MGSSLRLHSPCLPTKGFVSDFAFSALQLAPYGFSNASNRRFSPRICFAGTKLESWSVPADASLIDDGFGGWFTINPELQERKVVGSWKAIFVGIGAPMAVLLAALTYFSMSTKGLKLCLTAPFHTLYEKFVPGESSRDPDKDFRNTEVEVKQDSKGNQDVKVDADNLPTAFGGCKRVYVPFSPDSAQLEALSVMKKLQIIENDVNADELCTRREFARWLVKVNSKLERKRRHKIIPNILVSSAAATAFDDVPVDDPDFWFIQSLGESGIVDSKITYVGSSYIGDSGGLGNFYFFPERYLSRLDLMRWKTFLEYSFTPGMDEKILREEVGILDLSACSDVPTQLLVDFMGGERSILRRVFGNIRLLQPHKPVTKAQAAVALISGRMAEVIRAELSRLEAENSSRLAEMEEIGAELIQRGEIQSYWDEKLKKEIDREIEAEKDLQTALDELEKEKLAQEESRASYLKERAALDCQKQLLSALREEVDGLCDKLSAERANVMAEQLNLEKLHDDMRSKQDAIIEAKSILEAEKEALYILRCWVEEEAMRNRARAEVLQQAVRRWRFSDV